The following proteins are encoded in a genomic region of Sorangiineae bacterium MSr12523:
- a CDS encoding trypsin-like serine protease, with protein sequence MKLAAQPKQRRNLVAYASLLLLACSPLACATSADEVTEPDTASSSDPIIGGRNATEVYPFMVALSNGCGGSLVAPQWIVTATHCGSASSGRIGSTQKGSGGEVISIDRRINRRGTDLTLMHLSRASTKTPIKMAETAPTPGIRGRLLGFGCMSWPSCRNATTLQEIDLTVLRPSDCYEGGGTANDVCISGDATHSACHGDSGGPAITGSSGNWTLVGETHGPGDNDGECATTTLYTGIAANVSWIKQQIGSL encoded by the coding sequence ATGAAGCTCGCAGCTCAGCCGAAACAGCGTCGCAATCTGGTTGCATATGCATCGCTTCTACTGTTGGCATGTTCGCCGCTCGCGTGCGCGACCAGCGCCGACGAGGTCACGGAGCCCGACACCGCGTCGTCCAGCGATCCAATCATCGGCGGGCGCAATGCCACCGAGGTGTACCCGTTCATGGTGGCCCTCTCCAACGGCTGCGGGGGCAGCCTCGTGGCGCCACAATGGATCGTCACGGCGACGCACTGCGGCTCCGCGTCATCGGGACGCATTGGTTCCACGCAAAAGGGCTCCGGAGGCGAGGTCATTTCGATCGACCGCCGCATCAATCGACGCGGGACGGATCTCACGTTGATGCATCTTTCGCGTGCGTCGACGAAGACGCCCATCAAAATGGCCGAAACGGCGCCCACCCCCGGCATCCGAGGCAGGCTTCTGGGCTTTGGTTGCATGAGCTGGCCCTCCTGCCGCAACGCGACGACGTTGCAAGAGATCGATCTGACCGTGCTTCGCCCGAGCGACTGCTACGAGGGCGGCGGCACCGCCAACGACGTGTGCATCTCCGGCGACGCGACGCACTCCGCCTGCCACGGCGACTCCGGAGGCCCGGCCATCACCGGTTCCAGCGGCAACTGGACCCTCGTGGGTGAGACACACGGTCCGGGCGACAACGACGGCGAATGCGCCACGACCACGCTCTATACGGGCATCGCGGCGAATGTCAGCTGGATCAAGCAGCAGATAGGATCGCTGTAG